CCATCTCAACAAGCTTGTCTCTGAGAAGCATGATGGTCCATCTTGATCTGCCTTCTGGCGGATCGGAGCACGCAAGAAGCGTCAGCTCTGCTTCAGCCCGACCATCTATCTTGGGTGGCGCTCCACTACGCGGCTTCTCGTTCAGCGCGCAATCAAGACCACCCTTCCAGTACCTGTCACGTGTATTACGCACCGTACCCCTGCAAACCTTCAACACATCCACTATCTCTTTGTCGCTCCAACCCTCATCAGCAAGAAGCAGTATCCTCGCACGCGTCAGACTCCTCGCAGAGGCTTTACCCTTCCTGATGAAGCTCTCAAGCTCCTCCCGTTCGCCTTCTTTCAGACTCACTTCATGCAGTCTCTTTCTGCCCATAGTCTGGGTAGATCAACGTAATGGTTAAAATATTTTGTTATAGAGCACTAGAGATGCAATTAAAATTTGTCTGAGTCTGCCTCGCATATTATCACCATGTTATGTGTAGTCGATTTGACATATAAATATTTCTTTAAGACTTTCCCGAAAACAGAAAAACAATTTTTCTGTAGTTTCTACTAACAGAGCAGCATCTATATAAGTATGCTGCAAAATTAGGATGGGTGACCAATATGCGGAAAAAGATTGCGTTTTCGGCTTTGTTCTGCGCTGCGGTTCTCCTTTTCTCGGGAGTTGTCGCTGCGGAGACCAAAATGCTATGGTCGTACAGCGGAAAGAGCTTAAACGACACAACTGTGAGACCCGTAATGCTTGGTCCGGGTGGTATGGGTGAGATGGTAAAGTTCACGGCACCAAGTCAAAATTGGAAGATAAAGGAGGTGCATATTCCAGGAACTGATGGATGGAATGAGACCGAAAATACACTCCCCCCCAGCGAGACGATATCCCTCGAGATCAGAGATAAGGATCTCAATCTTATACACCACTGGTCTGATGTGCAAATTGATTACTTTACATTTCCCACGGGATTTGGCGTAGCTGTAATAGAAGTTCCATCGATTACAGTCAATGGCGACTTCTATGTCATATTCTATGACCGAGGAGCTGTTTTAACACTTGCAGAACTTGAAAATGTAAATGGGAACTCGTTTATATACAACAGAGTCACAAAAGAATATGTTAACGCCCAACTCATAAGAGATAACCAGACGATTCCAGTGAACTGGCTCATCGGTGTAGTAGGCGAGTGATCTCGCCCATTCAATTTTTGATCCGAAACCATGTTATATCCGCACCTCCAACCCTGGAGGCGATGCTCTTCGAGAGAAAGGTGGCAGTTGTGAGCTTCCCGGGGATAGGCAGCGTCG
This genomic stretch from Methanothrix sp. harbors:
- a CDS encoding helix-turn-helix domain-containing protein, encoding MGRKRLHEVSLKEGEREELESFIRKGKASARSLTRARILLLADEGWSDKEIVDVLKVCRGTVRNTRDRYWKGGLDCALNEKPRSGAPPKIDGRAEAELTLLACSDPPEGRSRWTIMLLRDKLVEM